A stretch of Blautia liquoris DNA encodes these proteins:
- the metA gene encoding homoserine O-acetyltransferase MetA — translation MPIKIQSDLPAKEILEKENIFVMDETRAIHQDIRPINILILNLMPLKEDTELQLLRSLSNTPLQVDVFFLNMKSHDSRNTRASHLNKFYETFDEIRQRHFDGMIVTGAPVEQMEFEEVDYWNELVQIMDWTDQHVTSTIFLCWAAQAAIFHFYKIPKKMLPEKMFGLFWHRVQNKKTPLVRGFDDVFLAPHSRHTEVSMEDIERCKEITVLAKSDEAGFYLGMADEGRRIFVMGHPEYDRVTLDEEYKRDKGKGLDTQPPKNYYKDDNPDIRPNLVWRAHANNLYTNWLNYYVYQTTPYDLDGTPFSG, via the coding sequence ATGCCTATTAAGATACAAAGCGACTTACCAGCGAAAGAAATACTTGAAAAAGAAAATATTTTTGTTATGGATGAGACCAGGGCCATACATCAGGATATACGACCGATCAATATTTTGATTCTTAATCTGATGCCATTAAAAGAAGACACAGAATTGCAGCTGCTCCGTTCACTGTCCAATACACCTCTCCAGGTTGATGTGTTTTTCCTGAACATGAAAAGCCATGATTCCAGGAATACAAGGGCAAGTCATCTGAATAAATTCTACGAGACATTTGACGAGATCAGGCAGAGACATTTTGATGGAATGATTGTCACAGGAGCGCCTGTAGAACAAATGGAATTTGAAGAGGTCGATTACTGGAATGAGTTGGTACAGATTATGGACTGGACCGATCAGCATGTCACATCAACAATCTTTTTATGCTGGGCCGCACAGGCTGCGATTTTTCATTTTTACAAAATCCCAAAAAAGATGCTTCCCGAAAAGATGTTTGGGTTGTTCTGGCATCGTGTACAGAACAAAAAGACACCACTTGTGAGAGGATTTGATGACGTTTTTTTAGCACCCCATTCCAGGCACACAGAGGTGTCGATGGAAGACATCGAAAGATGCAAAGAGATTACGGTGCTGGCGAAGTCCGATGAGGCCGGGTTTTATCTTGGGATGGCGGACGAGGGCAGGAGGATATTTGTGATGGGTCATCCTGAGTATGACAGAGTGACGCTTGATGAAGAGTATAAACGCGATAAAGGGAAAGGACTTGACACACAGCCCCCGAAAAATTATTATAAAGACGATAATCCGGATATCAGACCTAATCTGGTATGGCGCGCACATGCCAATAACTTGTATACAAACTGGCTGAATTATTATGTTTATCAGACAACGCCCTATGATCTGGATGGAACTCCGTTTTCCGGATAA
- the ligA gene encoding NAD-dependent DNA ligase LigA — protein MSKLDRMRELTDQLNEARKYYYAEDREVMSNLEYDKLYDELEALEKETGVVRANSPTQEVGYEAALELPKERHEKPMLSLDKTKDVETLRAFIDGHKTLLSWKMDGLTIVLTYREGNLSKAVTRGNGIIGEVVTANARVFENLPVRIPYQGELVLRGEAFITYSDFDKINSELIGVDAKYKNPRNLCSGSVRQLNNEVTAKRHVHFFAFSLVKADGVEFNNSRLCQMNWLEDQGFETVEERVVTSDTLDEAMEYFSAQVLKNDFPSDGLVALYDDIAYGESLGSTAKFPRNSFAYKWADEEAETTLTEIEWSPSRTGLINPIAIFDPVELEGTTVSRASVHNVSILKEQQLGIGDKIMVYKANMIIPQIAANITKSGSIRIPDTCPACGKRADISAISGVETLICSNPLCPAKQMKSFTLFTSRDALNIKGLSEATLKKFMAHGMIHDFGDIFELDQYKNEIREMDGFGEKSWNRLWKGIQKARHTTLPRLIYGLGIPNIGVANAKLICLEFGQDLEAIRSADAARLSQVPGIGSVIAGSFVRYFENEENIKNLDHLLTHLDFEEISVSEEQKLSGLIFVITGSLNHYANRNELKNLIEEQGGKVTGTVTSNTNYLINNDVNSNSSKNRKAKQLNIPILQEDEFLKLLE, from the coding sequence ATGAGTAAGCTGGATAGAATGAGAGAACTGACAGACCAGCTCAATGAGGCCAGAAAATATTACTACGCTGAAGACCGGGAAGTCATGAGCAACCTGGAATATGATAAATTGTACGATGAACTGGAAGCTTTGGAAAAGGAGACAGGAGTTGTAAGAGCTAATTCTCCGACACAGGAGGTCGGCTATGAAGCTGCCCTTGAACTGCCGAAGGAGAGACATGAGAAACCGATGCTCTCTTTGGATAAGACAAAAGATGTTGAGACATTAAGAGCCTTTATCGACGGACATAAAACCCTTCTTTCGTGGAAGATGGACGGCTTGACGATTGTTCTCACTTACCGGGAGGGAAATCTTTCAAAAGCGGTTACACGTGGAAATGGAATCATCGGTGAGGTAGTAACGGCGAATGCAAGAGTCTTTGAAAATTTGCCGGTTCGAATCCCATATCAGGGAGAACTCGTACTGCGGGGAGAAGCATTTATCACTTATTCCGATTTCGATAAAATTAATTCCGAACTTATAGGAGTAGATGCGAAGTATAAGAATCCGAGAAACCTTTGCAGTGGTTCTGTCAGACAGCTGAATAACGAAGTCACTGCAAAACGTCATGTGCATTTCTTTGCATTTTCACTTGTAAAAGCGGACGGAGTAGAGTTTAATAATTCAAGGCTTTGCCAGATGAACTGGCTTGAGGATCAGGGTTTTGAGACTGTGGAAGAACGTGTAGTGACATCCGATACACTAGATGAGGCCATGGAGTATTTTTCTGCACAGGTCTTGAAAAATGATTTTCCGTCAGATGGCCTGGTGGCCCTTTATGATGATATAGCATATGGAGAGAGCCTGGGCAGTACTGCAAAGTTTCCCAGAAATTCATTCGCATACAAGTGGGCAGATGAAGAGGCAGAAACCACTCTCACGGAGATTGAATGGAGTCCTTCAAGAACCGGACTGATCAACCCGATTGCAATCTTTGATCCGGTTGAGCTGGAGGGAACAACGGTGTCAAGAGCCAGTGTGCACAATGTGAGTATACTGAAAGAACAGCAACTGGGAATCGGCGACAAAATCATGGTATATAAGGCGAATATGATTATCCCTCAAATTGCTGCAAATATTACCAAAAGCGGAAGTATAAGAATTCCAGACACTTGTCCGGCTTGTGGAAAAAGAGCTGATATATCTGCAATTTCCGGAGTAGAGACACTTATCTGCAGTAATCCCTTATGCCCTGCGAAACAGATGAAGTCTTTTACGTTGTTTACCAGCAGAGATGCACTTAACATTAAGGGATTATCCGAGGCAACATTAAAAAAGTTCATGGCTCACGGAATGATCCATGATTTTGGAGATATCTTTGAACTGGATCAATATAAGAACGAAATCAGGGAGATGGACGGATTTGGCGAAAAATCGTGGAACCGTTTGTGGAAAGGAATCCAAAAGGCAAGACACACCACTCTTCCAAGGTTGATATATGGACTCGGCATTCCTAATATTGGAGTTGCGAATGCGAAACTGATTTGCCTGGAGTTTGGACAGGATCTGGAGGCAATACGCAGTGCAGATGCCGCTCGTCTAAGTCAGGTGCCGGGAATTGGAAGTGTAATCGCAGGTAGTTTTGTGAGATACTTCGAAAATGAAGAAAATATCAAAAATCTCGATCATTTATTAACGCATCTTGATTTCGAAGAGATTTCGGTGTCTGAGGAACAGAAGCTATCCGGATTGATTTTTGTAATCACAGGCAGTCTAAATCATTATGCCAACAGGAATGAGCTAAAGAATCTCATTGAAGAGCAGGGAGGAAAAGTAACAGGCACGGTGACATCGAATACAAACTATCTGATCAATAACGATGTGAATTCAAATTCTTCCAAGAATCGGAAGGCAAAGCAGCTAAACATTCCCATTCTTCAAGAAGATGAGTTTTTAAAGTTGCTTGAATGA
- a CDS encoding pseudouridine synthase → MIRLNKFLSDHGLCSRREGDHIIEAGRVSVNGKQAKVGMKIFPDDVVCLDGKTISGENPRVCIAYYKPEGIVCTFETKEKNNLLKSFTYPIRLTYAGRLDKASEGLLIMTNDGYLIDQMMRARNYHEKEYVVKVSRRVTSKFLGELSQGVYLSALNVKTRPCKVFMTGPFEFHIILTQGLNRQIRRMCEELGYQVKNLKRIRIMNIALGNLRPGEYRELTADERSLLDRQLKKNHKDCEKGQK, encoded by the coding sequence ATGATTCGACTGAATAAATTTTTAAGCGATCATGGTCTATGTTCCCGTCGCGAAGGAGACCATATCATAGAAGCCGGCAGAGTAAGTGTGAATGGCAAACAAGCTAAAGTGGGAATGAAAATTTTTCCAGACGATGTTGTCTGTCTGGATGGCAAGACCATATCAGGAGAAAATCCCCGGGTTTGTATCGCATACTATAAACCTGAAGGTATTGTTTGTACTTTTGAGACTAAAGAAAAGAACAACCTTCTTAAGAGTTTTACGTATCCCATACGGCTTACCTATGCGGGAAGACTGGATAAAGCATCTGAGGGACTGCTGATTATGACGAATGACGGATACCTGATTGATCAGATGATGAGAGCCAGGAACTATCATGAAAAAGAGTATGTAGTCAAAGTAAGCAGACGTGTTACATCAAAATTTCTTGGCGAGTTGTCACAAGGAGTATATCTGTCGGCTCTTAATGTAAAAACAAGGCCTTGTAAAGTCTTTATGACAGGCCCATTTGAATTTCATATTATTCTTACGCAGGGTCTGAACCGTCAAATTCGCCGAATGTGCGAAGAACTTGGATATCAGGTGAAAAATCTGAAGAGAATTCGCATAATGAATATCGCTCTGGGAAACTTAAGACCAGGTGAATACCGCGAACTGACCGCTGATGAGCGAAGTCTGCTTGACAGACAGCTCAAAAAAAATCACAAGGACTGCGAAAAAGGTCAGAAATAG
- a CDS encoding DUF5688 family protein → MNFTDFQTALLDEIKVISGEELEVFPKKLNKNNGVIKDAMCIRKKGEAMAPLIYLEDYYSQYKNGVPLITLARHMIELYQEDIPKKAPTSLKSFNDFETVRNKIFCRLVNYEMNSTLLARIPYRRTLDLAITYYYHVDDLVCKDATIVITNEHLIKWKIGEDTLYHIAWENTIRELPCDVERIEDTLRDLMTPEELEEISPSDHSDSDFIPMHIITNSSRCMGAISILYPLSLKKTADHLNSNLYILPSSIHECILIPQHKSYSKQDLEQIVTDINTTQVAPQEVLSNRVYFYNRGEDTISL, encoded by the coding sequence ATGAATTTTACTGATTTTCAGACAGCTTTACTTGATGAAATCAAAGTTATCTCCGGTGAAGAATTAGAGGTTTTTCCGAAAAAACTGAACAAGAATAATGGGGTCATAAAAGACGCCATGTGTATCAGAAAAAAGGGGGAGGCAATGGCCCCGCTCATCTATCTGGAAGATTATTACAGTCAATATAAAAATGGTGTACCGCTGATCACCCTGGCTAGACACATGATAGAACTATATCAGGAAGACATCCCCAAAAAAGCTCCTACTTCGCTTAAGTCCTTCAACGACTTCGAGACTGTAAGAAACAAGATATTCTGCAGGCTTGTGAACTATGAGATGAACAGTACCCTTCTTGCACGGATTCCATATAGGAGAACACTGGATCTTGCGATCACCTATTATTACCACGTCGACGATCTTGTCTGTAAAGATGCAACCATCGTTATCACCAATGAACATCTCATAAAATGGAAGATTGGGGAAGATACACTTTATCACATTGCGTGGGAGAACACCATAAGAGAACTCCCCTGTGATGTGGAGAGAATTGAGGATACCTTGAGAGATCTTATGACTCCCGAAGAACTGGAAGAGATTTCTCCTTCGGATCATTCTGACTCTGATTTTATTCCTATGCATATCATCACCAACAGCAGCCGTTGTATGGGAGCTATAAGTATCCTGTATCCACTGAGTCTGAAAAAAACGGCTGACCATCTGAATTCCAATCTCTATATTCTGCCAAGTTCCATTCATGAATGTATTCTGATCCCCCAACACAAATCCTACTCAAAACAAGACCTTGAACAGATAGTAACAGATATAAACACGACTCAGGTGGCCCCTCAGGAAGTTCTGTCAAACAGAGTGTATTTTTACAATCGAGGTGAAGACACGATTTCTCTTTAA
- the efp gene encoding elongation factor P: MISAGDFKNGITLEIDGNVVQIVEFQHVKPGKGAAFVRTKMKDIINGGITEKTFRPTEKFPQARIDRIEMQYLYTDGDLYNFMNVENYDQIALGKEVVGDALKFVKENEMVKICSFKGEVFEIDPPLFVELAITETEPGFKGDTAQGANKPATVETGAVVNVPLFVDEGDTIKIDTRTGEYLSRV; this comes from the coding sequence ATGATTTCAGCAGGTGATTTTAAAAACGGTATTACGCTTGAAATCGATGGGAACGTGGTTCAGATCGTGGAATTTCAGCATGTAAAACCGGGGAAAGGGGCTGCGTTTGTCAGAACAAAGATGAAAGATATCATCAATGGAGGAATTACGGAGAAGACTTTTCGTCCGACCGAGAAATTTCCTCAGGCTCGCATTGATCGTATAGAGATGCAGTACCTGTATACAGATGGAGATTTATATAATTTCATGAACGTTGAGAATTACGACCAAATCGCTCTCGGAAAAGAAGTGGTTGGCGATGCTTTAAAATTTGTCAAAGAAAATGAAATGGTGAAGATCTGCTCTTTCAAGGGGGAAGTATTTGAGATTGATCCGCCTCTGTTTGTAGAACTTGCCATAACGGAAACGGAACCTGGTTTCAAAGGGGATACGGCACAAGGTGCAAACAAACCGGCTACTGTTGAAACAGGAGCAGTGGTAAATGTTCCTCTTTTTGTAGATGAAGGCGATACAATCAAGATTGATACCCGTACAGGAGAATATCTGAGCAGAGTATAA
- a CDS encoding YqeG family HAD IIIA-type phosphatase: MNANHGNMRQKGLFHRFYPDEWVDSAFDIDYEELYKKGYRGIIFDIDNTLVCHGAPADERAVRLFERLSRIGFRACLLSNNQLPRVKPFADVVGTAFIEDAHKPSTKNYLTACRRMGTSVSNTIFIGDQLFTDVYGAKKSGIRNILVKPMNSKEEIQIVFKRKLERIVLFFYKKQQKNG, from the coding sequence ATGAACGCTAATCATGGTAATATGAGACAGAAAGGGTTATTTCACAGGTTTTATCCGGATGAATGGGTGGACTCTGCGTTTGATATTGATTATGAAGAACTTTATAAAAAAGGCTATCGTGGGATCATATTTGATATCGACAATACACTTGTCTGCCATGGTGCACCTGCGGATGAAAGAGCAGTCCGGTTATTCGAGAGACTTAGCCGGATTGGCTTTCGAGCCTGTCTTCTGTCAAATAATCAGCTGCCCAGAGTAAAGCCATTTGCGGATGTTGTTGGTACGGCATTTATCGAAGATGCCCATAAGCCGTCCACAAAGAATTATCTGACGGCTTGCCGGAGAATGGGAACAAGTGTCAGTAATACAATTTTTATCGGTGATCAGCTTTTTACAGATGTCTATGGAGCAAAAAAAAGTGGAATACGTAATATCCTGGTGAAACCCATGAATTCCAAAGAAGAGATACAAATCGTCTTTAAGCGCAAACTGGAACGAATCGTATTGTTCTTTTACAAGAAACAGCAAAAAAATGGTTGA
- a CDS encoding citrate/2-methylcitrate synthase, whose product MAFKNTITPEIEKLTELCSDNSQIDLSLYGKYDVKRGLRDINGNGVLAGLTDISEINSFKNVDGVKTPCEGKLYYRGIDVEDLTKGFLSEKRMGFEEITYLLLFGSLPTPAQLADFQELLRSQQSLPKNFVRDVVMKAPSSDMMNTLSRSVLTLYSYDPMADDISLPNVMRQCLNLIAVFPMLSVYGYQAYNHYIKGKSLYIHNPDKKLSTAENILRMLRPDKKYTQFEATILDLALVLHMEHGGGNNSTFTTHVVTSSGTDTYSTIAAALGSLKGPKHGGANIKVVNMFADMKKHVHDWEDEEEVTEYLKALLHKEAFDKRGLIYGMGHAVYSISDPRANIFKTFVEQLAKEKGREKDYKLYSLVEKLAPRVIAEERHIYKGVSANVDFYSGFVYSMLDLPTELFTPMFATARIVGWSAHRMEELINTDKIIRPAYMAVKEREEYISLNER is encoded by the coding sequence ATGGCGTTTAAAAATACAATAACACCTGAAATTGAAAAACTGACTGAACTGTGCAGCGACAATTCACAGATTGATCTAAGTCTTTATGGAAAATATGATGTCAAAAGAGGACTTCGAGATATCAACGGAAACGGGGTTCTTGCAGGACTGACAGATATCTCTGAGATTAATTCTTTTAAGAATGTGGATGGTGTCAAAACTCCCTGTGAGGGCAAATTGTACTATCGCGGAATTGATGTCGAGGATTTGACAAAGGGTTTTCTGAGTGAAAAGAGAATGGGGTTTGAAGAGATCACATATCTGCTGTTATTTGGCTCTCTGCCTACTCCGGCTCAGCTTGCGGATTTTCAGGAACTGCTTCGTTCGCAGCAGTCACTTCCGAAGAATTTTGTTCGTGACGTCGTGATGAAAGCACCAAGCAGTGATATGATGAATACATTATCCCGAAGTGTTCTTACATTATACTCGTATGACCCTATGGCTGATGATATCTCATTGCCCAATGTCATGCGTCAGTGCTTGAATCTTATTGCTGTTTTCCCGATGCTTTCTGTCTATGGCTATCAGGCATATAATCATTATATCAAGGGGAAGAGTCTCTACATACATAATCCGGATAAAAAGCTGTCAACTGCGGAGAATATCCTGCGTATGCTGCGTCCGGATAAAAAATACACACAGTTTGAGGCGACAATTTTGGATCTTGCACTTGTTCTTCACATGGAGCATGGTGGTGGTAACAACTCGACTTTTACAACTCATGTTGTTACATCTTCTGGGACGGATACCTATTCAACGATTGCAGCCGCACTTGGTTCACTGAAAGGACCAAAACATGGCGGTGCGAATATTAAAGTTGTCAACATGTTTGCTGATATGAAGAAACATGTCCATGACTGGGAGGATGAAGAAGAGGTTACAGAGTACCTGAAGGCATTGCTCCATAAAGAAGCTTTTGATAAGCGTGGCCTGATCTATGGTATGGGACATGCTGTCTATTCCATATCTGATCCAAGAGCAAATATTTTTAAGACATTTGTAGAACAACTGGCAAAAGAAAAAGGAAGAGAAAAAGACTATAAACTCTATTCTCTGGTTGAAAAACTTGCTCCCAGGGTAATTGCAGAGGAACGTCATATCTATAAAGGTGTCAGTGCGAACGTCGATTTTTACAGTGGATTTGTTTACAGCATGCTGGATCTTCCTACCGAATTATTTACCCCTATGTTTGCAACGGCCCGAATTGTCGGTTGGAGCGCACACCGAATGGAAGAGCTGATCAACACAGACAAGATTATTCGTCCGGCATATATGGCTGTAAAGGAAAGGGAAGAATATATTTCGCTGAATGAACGCTAA
- a CDS encoding AI-2E family transporter, which yields MNLDKKTMHNIEKLVLFTVLVVAVFFRIDSIWSMVKKIITLLSPFLLGMALAFVINVLMTFIEHALFEDKHFSDRKIIRKIKRPVSLVLTIVCIFGIIYMVSFVVIPQLGTAVTKFTSDIQTALPKFQKWIYSLLKDYPKVQEAVDPYLNMRPDWESIINRISQFFVNGGTNLLGTATAMAGTVISSVASLVISFIFACYILIQKEQLGRQSDRVLKAFLPEKVYVKILDLCTLSHHIFSKFIAGQCLEACILGSMFFVVLTIGNFPYALLISVMVAFTALIPIFGAWISCFIGAFLILTESPISALAFIIVFQIVQQIENNFIYPKVVGTSIGLPSIWVLAAVTLGGSLFGIAGMLIFIPFTSVVYTLLKNEVSRRLENEDAVNGSKDNHDHKKKKEKVTDGKEVTSNKKSRKG from the coding sequence ATGAACCTTGATAAGAAAACAATGCATAATATTGAAAAACTGGTTTTATTTACTGTTCTTGTGGTGGCTGTGTTTTTTAGGATTGACTCGATCTGGTCGATGGTAAAAAAAATAATCACACTTCTGTCACCTTTTTTGCTCGGAATGGCCCTTGCCTTTGTAATTAATGTCCTGATGACTTTTATAGAGCATGCATTATTTGAAGATAAGCACTTTTCAGACAGAAAGATCATCAGGAAGATCAAGCGTCCAGTGTCGCTGGTTTTAACAATTGTATGCATTTTCGGCATTATTTACATGGTCAGCTTTGTGGTGATTCCGCAGCTTGGAACAGCAGTCACAAAGTTTACTTCTGATATCCAGACCGCACTTCCGAAATTTCAGAAATGGATATATTCACTGCTCAAGGACTATCCGAAAGTGCAGGAGGCAGTGGATCCGTATCTTAACATGAGGCCAGACTGGGAATCCATTATAAATAGGATCAGTCAATTCTTCGTAAATGGCGGAACTAATCTGCTTGGTACAGCCACTGCGATGGCGGGAACAGTGATCAGTTCCGTGGCATCACTTGTCATATCGTTTATCTTTGCCTGTTATATCCTGATCCAGAAAGAACAACTTGGCAGGCAGTCAGACAGAGTTTTGAAAGCATTTCTTCCTGAAAAAGTTTACGTGAAGATTCTTGACTTGTGTACTCTAAGTCATCATATCTTTTCAAAGTTTATTGCAGGACAATGTCTGGAGGCCTGTATTCTTGGAAGTATGTTCTTTGTTGTATTGACAATTGGAAACTTCCCTTATGCACTTTTAATCTCTGTGATGGTTGCATTTACAGCACTGATTCCTATCTTTGGTGCCTGGATATCCTGTTTTATTGGTGCATTTTTGATTCTCACGGAAAGCCCGATCAGTGCACTGGCATTTATCATTGTGTTTCAGATTGTGCAGCAGATTGAGAATAATTTCATTTATCCTAAGGTCGTGGGGACATCGATCGGACTGCCTTCCATCTGGGTTCTGGCTGCAGTGACTCTGGGCGGAAGCCTGTTTGGAATAGCAGGTATGTTAATCTTCATTCCGTTTACGTCTGTGGTATATACACTCCTGAAAAACGAAGTAAGCAGGCGGCTTGAAAACGAAGATGCGGTCAATGGCAGTAAAGACAATCATGATCACAAGAAAAAGAAAGAAAAAGTAACTGACGGAAAGGAAGTAACCAGCAATAAGAAATCAAGAAAGGGGTAA
- a CDS encoding ArsR/SmtB family transcription factor — MNIPKDEELYRLADLFKIFGNPTRIRILSALKTHELCVCDIADLLGMTQSAISHQLRILKQMQLVKFRRDGKTVYYSLADDHVYTILSQGMEHINE, encoded by the coding sequence ATGAACATACCGAAAGATGAAGAACTTTATCGGCTTGCGGATCTTTTCAAGATTTTTGGAAATCCTACAAGAATACGTATTCTATCGGCACTGAAGACCCATGAACTGTGTGTCTGCGATATCGCGGATCTTCTGGGAATGACTCAGAGTGCAATCTCTCACCAGCTGCGCATCCTGAAGCAAATGCAGCTTGTAAAATTCCGCAGAGATGGCAAGACAGTATATTATTCACTTGCAGACGATCATGTATACACCATACTCAGTCAGGGAATGGAACATATTAACGAATAG
- a CDS encoding aminotransferase class I/II-fold pyridoxal phosphate-dependent enzyme, with the protein MRTFSKSSKLDNVLYDVRGPVVEEAARMEEEGRHVLKLNIGNPAPFGFSAPEEVIRDMISNVRDSQGYSDSRGIFSARKAIMQYCQVKKIPNVSMDGIYTGNGVSELINLSMQALLDNGDEILIPAPDYPLWTACATLAGGRAVHYICDEKSDWNPDIEDIKRKITYKTKAIVIINPNNPTGALYPKEVLEQIVQVAREHELMIFSDEIYDRLIMDGLEHTSIASLAPDLFCTTFSGLSKSHMVAGFRVGWMVLSGDKSKGKDYIEGLNMLSNMRLCSNVPAQSIIQTALGGYQSVEEYIQPGGRIYEQREYIYRALNDIPGLSAVKPKAAFYIFPKLDVDKFDIKNDEQFAYDLLREKQILIVHGGGFNWEMPDHFRIVYLPDIRTLKTASGQLAGFLERYHQK; encoded by the coding sequence ATGCGGACATTTTCAAAATCTTCGAAGCTAGATAACGTATTATATGACGTAAGAGGTCCGGTTGTGGAAGAAGCGGCACGGATGGAGGAAGAGGGACGACATGTTCTGAAACTTAATATCGGTAATCCCGCCCCCTTTGGATTCTCCGCTCCGGAAGAAGTAATCAGAGATATGATATCGAATGTAAGGGATTCACAGGGTTATTCGGATTCACGGGGGATTTTTTCTGCCAGAAAGGCAATTATGCAGTATTGCCAGGTTAAAAAGATACCCAATGTCTCCATGGACGGAATCTATACCGGTAATGGTGTCAGTGAGTTGATTAATCTTTCTATGCAGGCATTATTGGATAACGGGGATGAAATTTTGATACCGGCTCCGGATTATCCTCTGTGGACGGCATGTGCTACTTTGGCGGGCGGAAGGGCAGTTCACTATATCTGTGACGAAAAATCTGACTGGAATCCGGATATTGAGGATATAAAACGAAAGATAACGTATAAAACGAAGGCAATTGTAATTATAAACCCAAACAATCCGACAGGAGCACTCTATCCGAAGGAAGTATTGGAGCAAATCGTGCAGGTTGCCAGGGAACATGAACTGATGATTTTTTCAGATGAGATCTATGACAGACTTATCATGGATGGTTTGGAACATACTTCAATCGCATCACTTGCACCTGATTTATTCTGTACGACTTTTTCGGGTCTGTCCAAGTCACACATGGTTGCAGGATTTCGTGTGGGATGGATGGTTTTAAGCGGAGATAAGAGCAAAGGAAAAGATTATATTGAAGGATTGAATATGCTCTCAAATATGCGCCTTTGCTCCAACGTTCCGGCACAGAGTATCATTCAGACGGCACTGGGGGGATATCAAAGCGTAGAGGAGTATATTCAGCCAGGCGGAAGAATCTATGAACAAAGGGAATATATTTACCGTGCATTGAACGACATTCCGGGTTTGTCGGCGGTGAAACCAAAAGCCGCCTTTTATATCTTCCCGAAACTTGATGTGGACAAGTTCGATATCAAGAACGATGAACAGTTTGCCTATGATCTTCTGAGAGAAAAACAGATTCTGATTGTACACGGAGGAGGATTTAATTGGGAAATGCCAGATCATTTCCGAATTGTGTATCTTCCAGATATAAGAACTCTAAAGACTGCATCAGGTCAGCTTGCTGGTTTTTTGGAGAGATACCATCAAAAATGA
- the nrdR gene encoding transcriptional regulator NrdR: MRCPFCNQDNTRVVDSRPVEESNAIRRRRLCDACGRRFTTYEKVDTIPLIVIKKDQNREQYDRQKIESGVLRACHKRPIALQQIKELVDSVENEIFNREEKEIPSSVIGELVMNRLKDLDAVAYVRFASIYREFKDVNTFMDELKKMLN, encoded by the coding sequence ATGAGATGCCCATTTTGCAACCAGGATAATACCAGAGTAGTGGATTCCCGGCCGGTAGAGGAGAGCAATGCGATAAGACGCCGCCGTCTTTGCGATGCCTGTGGGAGACGTTTTACTACTTATGAAAAGGTAGATACCATACCACTGATTGTCATCAAAAAAGACCAGAACCGGGAACAGTATGACCGGCAGAAAATAGAGTCCGGAGTTCTTCGGGCATGCCATAAAAGACCCATAGCTCTCCAGCAGATCAAGGAATTGGTCGATTCTGTGGAGAATGAAATATTCAACAGAGAGGAAAAAGAAATTCCCAGCAGCGTCATTGGAGAACTGGTGATGAACCGTCTCAAAGATCTGGATGCTGTGGCCTATGTAAGGTTTGCTTCAATCTATCGGGAGTTTAAAGACGTAAATACTTTTATGGATGAACTAAAGAAGATGCTGAATTAG
- a CDS encoding YlmC/YmxH family sporulation protein → MRVIDLRQKEVINICDCKSLGCPIDVEFNRETGVITALIIPGPGRFGGLFGRDNDIIIPWDCICQIGDDIILVNPPRKPPPPPKPC, encoded by the coding sequence ATGCGTGTTATCGACCTGCGGCAAAAAGAAGTAATTAATATCTGTGACTGTAAATCACTGGGCTGCCCGATAGACGTGGAGTTCAATCGCGAGACTGGAGTGATCACTGCACTCATCATCCCCGGTCCCGGAAGATTTGGCGGTTTGTTTGGTCGGGATAATGATATTATCATTCCCTGGGATTGCATATGTCAGATTGGTGATGACATCATACTTGTAAATCCTCCACGGAAACCACCCCCGCCGCCAAAACCATGCTAA